A region of the Leucobacter komagatae genome:
CACGCAAGAATCGTCACGGGCCCCGTGAGCATGCCCTTCACCGGCTTGTCGGTGAGCGACTGCGCGTACTCCGACCAGCGGACCGTCATCGGCGCGGGCCTGGAGACATCACCCCAGAGAATCGACGGGCGCGTCGCCCGGCTCCCGTACGACTGCACCCACCCGTGCTCGGTCACCGCGAACCCATCGAGCAGCTCCGCGAAGTACTGCACCATGTCGTTGCGCTCGGCCTCGCCATGGACGAGCACGTCGAGCCCTATCTCCTCCTGCAGCCTGATCACGCTCGCGATCTCATCGCGCAGAAACCCCTCGTACGCGGCGGTATCGATCTCCCCGCGCACGAATGACGCGCGGGCCTTCCGGATCTCCGGTGTCTGCGGGAACGACCCGATCGTCGTCGTTGCGAGCTGCGGAATGTTCAGCGTGCGCTGCGCGTCCCTGCGCTCCCCCTCCGTGACGCGGTTCCGGTCGGGCTCCCCCGCCGCCGCGACCCGCGCCCGGATCTCGTCGACGTGCACTCCCGGCGCTGCGTCACGGTCGGCGAGCACCCGATCAACCTCCGCGAGATCCTGCTCGATCGACTCGCCCGCGAGCCCCTTGGCGAGCACCGCGACCTGCTCAACCTTCTGATCCGCGAACGCGAGCCACGACTTCAGTCGCGCGTCGAGCTTGGTCTCGTCGCTCACGTCGTGGGGCACGTGCTGCAGGCTGTTCGAGGTGCCAACGACGACGTTGATCCCGGCGGCTTGGAGCGCGCCGAGCGTCTCGAACGCCGCGCGCAGGTCGGTGCGCCAGATGTTTCGGCCGTCGACGACGCCCGCAACAAACTGCTTGTCCGCGAGGGCCGCCGCGAGCGAGCCGTCGGCGAGGGCAGCCGCGGGCAGGTCACCGCGAACCAGGTCGGCGTGCACGGCGTCGATGGGCAGCGCCGCGAGCCGGGTGGCCGCGGCGGCAGAGTCGCCGTAGGGGGCCGTGAGCAGGATCCGGGGGCGCTCGACCGCACCACCGAGCGCGGCGTAGGCGCGTTCGACGAGCGTGAGCACCTCCGTGCGCGGCACGCGCAGCGAGTCAGAGACGAGCGCGGGCTCGTCGAGCTGCACCCAGCTCGCGCCCGCTGCGGCGAGCGCCCGGAGGATCTCGGCGTACACCGCCGTCACCTCGTCGAGGCGGGAGATCGGGTCGAAGCCGTTACCGGCGTCGTCCGAGGCCTTCGCGAGCAGCAGGTAGGTCACCGGGCCGACGAGCACGGGGCGGGTCTCAATGCCCTGCTCGCGCGCCTCGCGGTACTGCGCGACGAGGGAATCCGGGCGCGCGGCGAACGGGGTGCGCTCGTCAATCTCTGGGACCGAGTAGTGGTAGTTCGTGTCGAACCACTTCGTCATCTCGAGCGGTTGGTGCTCGCTGTCGCCGCGGGCGAGCGTGAAGTACGTCGCGAGGTCTGACCCGGTCTGCTCGCCGAAGCGTGCGGGAATCGCGCCGAGCGCGAGCGTCGCGTCGAGCACCTGGTCGTAGAAGCTGAAGCTCTCGGGGACGGCGCCGCCCTCGGCAGTGAGCCCGAGTCCGACAAGTCGCGCTCGGGTGGCGGCGCGCAGGTCGGCCGCGGTCGCCACGAGCTCGTCCTCAGACAGTCGCCCCGCCCAGAACGCCTCGACGGCGCGCTTGAGCTCGCGGCGCCTTCCGATCCGAGGGTAGCCAAGGATCGTTGCGGGCGGGAGCTGCGATGCGGGCTGCTCGGTTGCGGTCATGGCGTTCCTCCGTGAAGTGGTGTGTGTCACCCGGCGGGTACCCCGGGCTCTCCCCAAGCTAGCTCCCGGCCCCGCCTTCGCACCCGCATGTTTCAGTTTGTGAATTACGAAGTGTTACGGCGATATGTCAGCATTCCACCTTGGCGGCTGCGCTAGACTTCGTGAAGCATCCGGGGGAAGCAACGCGTATTGAGAAACGAGTGACCCTATGTCTCCCTCCACCACACCGAGCGGCGCAGTCCGAGAGGTCGGCATCGCCGACATTTTCTTCTCCGTCACTGACCGCAAGGGCGTCATTAAGCACGCGAACCAGTTGTTCGTCGATTTCGCGAAGCTCGACTGGCAGACGCTGTCTGGGGCGCCGCACTCGATCATTCGGCACCCGGAGATGCCCGCGGGTGTGTTCTACGCCATGTGGTCAGAGCTGCTCGCCGGGCATCCCTTCGCGGGCCACATCACAAACCTCGCGGCCGACGGCAGTGCATACTCGGTGTACGCAACCGTCACGCCACTCGGCGACGACAGCTACCTGTCCGTACGGATTCGCCCGATGGATGAGGCGTCGGCTGAGTTCGCGAACGGGGCATACGCGAAGGTCGCTGAGTACGAGACAGAGCTGCGCCAGGCTGGCATCGGGAGGCGGTCGGCCGCTGAACAGGGGGCGAACCGCCTGCTCGCCCTCATCAGCGCCGCGGGCCACGAGTCGGTCTCCGCGCTGCAGCGGCACACGCTCCCGCGAGAGATCGCTCGCCTCGAGCGTCGGGCGGCCCCGATCCCAGAGCGCCCCGGCGCCACCGGCGAGGTAGGCGAGCTGCTCACCGCGGTTGGCGCGGTCAATCGGGCGCTCACCTCGTGGACGGGCGAGCAGCACCGGCTCGCAACACTCTCAGAGTCGCTCAGGCGCATCGGGAAGGAGTTGCGCTCAGAGCTCGAGAGCGCGTCGACTGGCGTCGCGCGGCTCAGCCAACTTGCCTGCGAACGAGTCGTGCCGAAAGAACTCGTCGAGCCGCTCGCCGTGTGGACGCAGATGCAGGAGCTCATCGGGACGTACATCGACGGGCTGCTCCGCGTACTGAACGAGCTTGACACCAACGGGATGGAGCACCGGTTCAGGGTCGCGCTCGCAAAGCTTCACACCCGCATGCTCGCCGCGTTCGCTGCCGAAATCATCGACAACCCCGAGAGCGAGACGAGCGGCCGGCAAGCAGCCATCGCGCTGTCGCAGGCGCTCAGGCTGGGGCTCTCAGCGATGATCGAGCAATCCCACTCGCACGCCGACCTCACGGCCCGCTCCGCGGCCACGATCACGCGGTCCGTCGAACTCCTGGCCATCCCCCGGGAGCTGCTGCTCGCCTGGCGACACGAAATCGACTCGGTCGAGCTGCCGCGGTCAGCGCGGCGGATCGCCGAGCAGATCGCGGACTCGGCGAACCGGCTCGGCGCCATCCTCACCGAGCTTCGAGGCATCGTCGACAAGTGCGGCGAGGTCGGGCTCGGGGCCGACCCGGCAGCGCTCAGGCCGCTCATCGCGCGGGTCGAGGCTCACACCGAAGCGCTGTGACGAGCCTGCGCTGACGAGCCCGCGCTAAACCAGGAAGGCGTCGAGCTTCGCGAACATCTCGGGCGTGACGAACGCGTGCACCCGCGTGCCCGCCTCGTCGTACTCGAGTTCGAGCACGCGGTTGCGCTCGTGGAGCTCGGCGACGAGGTCACCGCGATCGTAGGGCACGACGACGGTCACCTCACGGTCGGGGGTCGGGATCGCGGCGTCGATCCGCTCACGCAGCTCTTCAAGCCCCTCGCCCGTGCGAGCGGACACGAAGAC
Encoded here:
- a CDS encoding histidine kinase, producing MSPSTTPSGAVREVGIADIFFSVTDRKGVIKHANQLFVDFAKLDWQTLSGAPHSIIRHPEMPAGVFYAMWSELLAGHPFAGHITNLAADGSAYSVYATVTPLGDDSYLSVRIRPMDEASAEFANGAYAKVAEYETELRQAGIGRRSAAEQGANRLLALISAAGHESVSALQRHTLPREIARLERRAAPIPERPGATGEVGELLTAVGAVNRALTSWTGEQHRLATLSESLRRIGKELRSELESASTGVARLSQLACERVVPKELVEPLAVWTQMQELIGTYIDGLLRVLNELDTNGMEHRFRVALAKLHTRMLAAFAAEIIDNPESETSGRQAAIALSQALRLGLSAMIEQSHSHADLTARSAATITRSVELLAIPRELLLAWRHEIDSVELPRSARRIAEQIADSANRLGAILTELRGIVDKCGEVGLGADPAALRPLIARVEAHTEAL
- the metE gene encoding 5-methyltetrahydropteroyltriglutamate--homocysteine S-methyltransferase, yielding MTATEQPASQLPPATILGYPRIGRRRELKRAVEAFWAGRLSEDELVATAADLRAATRARLVGLGLTAEGGAVPESFSFYDQVLDATLALGAIPARFGEQTGSDLATYFTLARGDSEHQPLEMTKWFDTNYHYSVPEIDERTPFAARPDSLVAQYREAREQGIETRPVLVGPVTYLLLAKASDDAGNGFDPISRLDEVTAVYAEILRALAAAGASWVQLDEPALVSDSLRVPRTEVLTLVERAYAALGGAVERPRILLTAPYGDSAAAATRLAALPIDAVHADLVRGDLPAAALADGSLAAALADKQFVAGVVDGRNIWRTDLRAAFETLGALQAAGINVVVGTSNSLQHVPHDVSDETKLDARLKSWLAFADQKVEQVAVLAKGLAGESIEQDLAEVDRVLADRDAAPGVHVDEIRARVAAAGEPDRNRVTEGERRDAQRTLNIPQLATTTIGSFPQTPEIRKARASFVRGEIDTAAYEGFLRDEIASVIRLQEEIGLDVLVHGEAERNDMVQYFAELLDGFAVTEHGWVQSYGSRATRPSILWGDVSRPAPMTVRWSEYAQSLTDKPVKGMLTGPVTILAWSFVRDDQPLGDTASQVALALRDEIADLVDAGIGIVQVDEPALRELLPLDRARQAAYLDWSVGSFRLATGGAGAGVQIHTHLCYSEFGEIIEAVDGLDADVTSIEAARSRMDVVEPLGDHGYSRGIGPGVYDIHSPRVPGVDEQTELIRIAAARIPGEQLWVNPDCGLKTRGYDETVASLKNLVTAAKAVRAEA